The genomic segment GGAGTTAGAAGCTATTTTGTGGTCGACGAAATTAGTTAAAAACTAATCCTTCATCATTTTAGCAGCAACTTTAATTGCCAATTTGCGAGGTGAAAAGCGAAGCATAAAAGTTAAGAAACGGTTGTTGGAGCCATAAATTGCTAAGGTTTTTCTTTTCATCATAGCCTCAAATGCAAATTCAGCTACTACAAAAGATAGGGGAGCTCCTTTAAATATTTTATTAGAATTATTCATTTTTGCCTTTTCTTGAAATTCGCTTAGTGTTGCTCCGGGACAAACGGTAGTAACGTGGACTCCTAAGGGTTTTAGTTCGTATGCAAGAGCTTCGGAAAAGTTTAGGACATATGCTTTAGTAGCTGCATATACGGCAAAATTAGGAAGGGGTTGAAAAGCAGCTGTTGATGCAATATTTAAAATATGTCCAAAGTTATTTTCTACCATATGAGGTGCAATTAACCTGCATAATTTGGTTAGGGTGAGCATATTCAAATGCATCATGCTTTCAAGTCTGTTGATGTCTTCTTTGTGAAAATCGCCAAAATCGCCAAAACCCGCATTATTTACTAATACATCAATATATAAATTTTTCTTTCGGATAATGTCCATCAATTGTTCCGCGCTATCGGGTTTAGACAGGTCTAAACTAATAACAATGGCATCGATAAAGAATTCTCTTTTTATATCTTCAGCTAAATAAATAAGTTTCGATTCTCTTCTGGCAACTAAAACCGGTCGGTATTTCTTCTCAGCAAAAACTAAAGCTAATTCTTTGCCTATACCACTTGAGGCTCCTGTAATAAGTGCTGTTTTCATAAGTAAGTATCTAGTTAAGACAGTATTAATAAATTAAACTAAAATAGACTTAGAGTGTGAAGGGTGATAAAGTTTGTGTACGAATATAACAATTTTAACCGTATAAAATAAACATCGGTAATATTCTATAGAATAAACTTATTCTTTATATATACACTTTAGGAAAGAACGACACTCAAAAGCACAATGAAATTTATTTTCAACTATTTTTTTATTCTTCTTCTTCTAATGCTTTCTGCAAATCATCAGTCATTTCCAAATTGTGGAAAACATTAACAACATCATCATCTTCTTCAAAAGCTTCTATCATTCTTAATACTTTTTTAGATGTTTCTACATCGAGAGACTCTGTATTATTTGGAATGCGTTGTAACTCAGCTGTTTCGGGCTCTATATTT from the Bacteroidales bacterium genome contains:
- a CDS encoding SDR family oxidoreductase → MKTALITGASSGIGKELALVFAEKKYRPVLVARRESKLIYLAEDIKREFFIDAIVISLDLSKPDSAEQLMDIIRKKNLYIDVLVNNAGFGDFGDFHKEDINRLESMMHLNMLTLTKLCRLIAPHMVENNFGHILNIASTAAFQPLPNFAVYAATKAYVLNFSEALAYELKPLGVHVTTVCPGATLSEFQEKAKMNNSNKIFKGAPLSFVVAEFAFEAMMKRKTLAIYGSNNRFLTFMLRFSPRKLAIKVAAKMMKD